A genomic stretch from Gopherus flavomarginatus isolate rGopFla2 chromosome 3, rGopFla2.mat.asm, whole genome shotgun sequence includes:
- the SMYD1 gene encoding histone-lysine N-methyltransferase SMYD1 isoform X1 — translation MAPGEMEMVEVFTSEGKGRGLKAAKEFWAGDVIFAEPAYAAVVFDSLTHLVCHTCFKRQEKLHRCGQCKFAHYCDRTCQKDAWLNHKHECSAIKAHGKAPNENIRLAARIMWRIEREGGGLTEGCLVSIDDLQNHVENFGEEEKKELRADVESFLNFWPPQSQQFGMQYISHIFGVINCNGFTLSDQRGLQAVGVGVFPNLCLVNHDCWPNCTVIFNNGNHEAVRSMFHTQMRIELRALGKISPGEELTVSYVDFLNVSEERRQQLQKQYYFDCTCEHCQKGIKDDLMLAVKEGENKPSQDVVKEVLQFSKDTLEKINKARSEGVYHEVVKLCRECLKKQEPVLGDTNIYLLRILSIASEVLSYLQMFEEASGYAKRMVDGYMKIYHPNNAQLGMAVMRAGVTHWHASLIEAGHGMICKAYAILLVTHGPTHPITKDLEVMRVQSEMELRMFQQNEFMYYKMREAALKNQKIQVMPEPTNEAPSGLFHTKQ, via the exons CCTGACTCATCTGGTCTGCCACACCTGCTTTAAAAGGCAGGAGAAACTCCACCGTTGTGGTCAGTGTAAGTTTGCCCACTACTGTGATCGAACCTGCCAGAAGGACGCCTGGCTGAACCACAAACATGAATGCTCTGCCATCAAGGCGCATGGGAAAGCGCCCAACGAAAACATCAG GCTGGCAGCCCGCATCATGTGGAggatagagagagagggaggcggCCTTACGGAGGGCTGCTTGGTCTCCATCGATGACTTGCAGAACCACGTGGAGAACTTCGgagaagaggagaagaaagagcTGAGAGCCGACGTGGAGAGTTTCCTCAATTTCTGgcccccccagagccagcagttTGGCATGCAGTACATCTCTCATATATTTGGAGTG ATAAACTGCAATGGCTTCACCCTGAGTGACCAAAGGGGACTGCAGGCTGTTGGCGTGGGCGTCTTCCCCAATCTCTGCCTGGTGAACCATGACTGCTGGCCTAACTGCACTGTCATATTCAACAACGGCAA TCATGAGGCTGTAAGATCAATGTTCCACACACAGATGAG AATCGAGCTGCGTGCGCTGGGTAAGATCTCACCTGGGGAAGAGCTGACTGTCTCCTATGTTGATTTCCTCAATGTCAGCGAAGAGcggaggcagcagctgcagaagcagtaCTATTTTGACTGCACGTGTGAGCACTGCCAGAAAGGGATCAAAGATGATCTGATGCTGGCGGTAAAAGAAGGTGAAAACAAG CCCTCCCAAGACGTAGTGAAGGAAGTTCTTCAATTCTCCAAGGACACCCTGGAGAAGATCAACAAGGCCCGCTCCGAGGGGGTCTACCACGAA GTTGTGAAGCTCTGTCGTGAGTGTCTGAAGAAACAAGAGCCCGTACTGGGAGACACTAACATCTACCTGCTGAGAATTCTGAGCATCGCTTCAGAAGTGCTCTCCTACCTCCAGATGTTCGAGGAAGCATCAGGCTATGCAAAGAGGATGGTTGATGGTTACAT GAAAATATACCATCCCAACAATGCACAGTTAGGGATGGCAGTGATGCGGGCAGGGGTGACCCACTGGCATGCCAGTCTCATTGAAGCAGGGCATGGCATGATCTGCAAAGCCTATGCTATTCTTCTGGTGACCCATGGACCTACCCACCCAATCACCAAAGACCTGGAG GTCATGCGTGTCCAGTCGGAGATGGAGCTGCGCATGTTCCAACAGAACGAGTTCATGTATTACAAAATGAGAGAAGCAGCCCTGAAGAACCAGAAGATCCAAGTTATGCCTGAGCCCACCAATGAAGCTCCATCAGGCCTCTTCCACACAAAGCAGTAA
- the SMYD1 gene encoding histone-lysine N-methyltransferase SMYD1 isoform X2, giving the protein MAPGEMEMVEVFTSEGKGRGLKAAKEFWAGDVIFAEPAYAAVVFDSLTHLVCHTCFKRQEKLHRCGQCKFAHYCDRTCQKDAWLNHKHECSAIKAHGKAPNENIRLAARIMWRIEREGGGLTEGCLVSIDDLQNHVENFGEEEKKELRADVESFLNFWPPQSQQFGMQYISHIFGVINCNGFTLSDQRGLQAVGVGVFPNLCLVNHDCWPNCTVIFNNGKIELRALGKISPGEELTVSYVDFLNVSEERRQQLQKQYYFDCTCEHCQKGIKDDLMLAVKEGENKPSQDVVKEVLQFSKDTLEKINKARSEGVYHEVVKLCRECLKKQEPVLGDTNIYLLRILSIASEVLSYLQMFEEASGYAKRMVDGYMKIYHPNNAQLGMAVMRAGVTHWHASLIEAGHGMICKAYAILLVTHGPTHPITKDLEVMRVQSEMELRMFQQNEFMYYKMREAALKNQKIQVMPEPTNEAPSGLFHTKQ; this is encoded by the exons CCTGACTCATCTGGTCTGCCACACCTGCTTTAAAAGGCAGGAGAAACTCCACCGTTGTGGTCAGTGTAAGTTTGCCCACTACTGTGATCGAACCTGCCAGAAGGACGCCTGGCTGAACCACAAACATGAATGCTCTGCCATCAAGGCGCATGGGAAAGCGCCCAACGAAAACATCAG GCTGGCAGCCCGCATCATGTGGAggatagagagagagggaggcggCCTTACGGAGGGCTGCTTGGTCTCCATCGATGACTTGCAGAACCACGTGGAGAACTTCGgagaagaggagaagaaagagcTGAGAGCCGACGTGGAGAGTTTCCTCAATTTCTGgcccccccagagccagcagttTGGCATGCAGTACATCTCTCATATATTTGGAGTG ATAAACTGCAATGGCTTCACCCTGAGTGACCAAAGGGGACTGCAGGCTGTTGGCGTGGGCGTCTTCCCCAATCTCTGCCTGGTGAACCATGACTGCTGGCCTAACTGCACTGTCATATTCAACAACGGCAA AATCGAGCTGCGTGCGCTGGGTAAGATCTCACCTGGGGAAGAGCTGACTGTCTCCTATGTTGATTTCCTCAATGTCAGCGAAGAGcggaggcagcagctgcagaagcagtaCTATTTTGACTGCACGTGTGAGCACTGCCAGAAAGGGATCAAAGATGATCTGATGCTGGCGGTAAAAGAAGGTGAAAACAAG CCCTCCCAAGACGTAGTGAAGGAAGTTCTTCAATTCTCCAAGGACACCCTGGAGAAGATCAACAAGGCCCGCTCCGAGGGGGTCTACCACGAA GTTGTGAAGCTCTGTCGTGAGTGTCTGAAGAAACAAGAGCCCGTACTGGGAGACACTAACATCTACCTGCTGAGAATTCTGAGCATCGCTTCAGAAGTGCTCTCCTACCTCCAGATGTTCGAGGAAGCATCAGGCTATGCAAAGAGGATGGTTGATGGTTACAT GAAAATATACCATCCCAACAATGCACAGTTAGGGATGGCAGTGATGCGGGCAGGGGTGACCCACTGGCATGCCAGTCTCATTGAAGCAGGGCATGGCATGATCTGCAAAGCCTATGCTATTCTTCTGGTGACCCATGGACCTACCCACCCAATCACCAAAGACCTGGAG GTCATGCGTGTCCAGTCGGAGATGGAGCTGCGCATGTTCCAACAGAACGAGTTCATGTATTACAAAATGAGAGAAGCAGCCCTGAAGAACCAGAAGATCCAAGTTATGCCTGAGCCCACCAATGAAGCTCCATCAGGCCTCTTCCACACAAAGCAGTAA